Proteins co-encoded in one Methylobacterium sp. WL1 genomic window:
- the recN gene encoding DNA repair protein RecN, with amino-acid sequence MLAQLAIRDIVLIDRLELNFRTGLSVLTGETGAGKSILLDAFALALGGRGEGRLVRHGEPQGGVTAVFDLPLDHPARRIAAEAEIDTEGDLILRRTQMADGRTRAFVNDQPVGVQVLRAIGAALVEIHGQHDDRALADPASHRAILDAFGGLQSQLGKVATAAKAVRTARSELAEHRARIEAARKEADFLRHAVEELATLAPQHGEEAQLAERRSVMQQSEKVARELNEALDAVGGPHSGVPHISAALRKLERRAGQLPALIDPCVNALDAAMVALDEARAVLDAAVTETEFDPRDLERAEERLFALRAASRKYDVPADDLAALAERYAGEVASLDAGEAALEGLEQARAKAESQYAEAAEKLSAGRRKAAKHLDAAVKAELPPLKLERARFITEIVTDPEARDPAGIDRVEFWAQTNPGTKPGPMMKVASGGELSRFMLALKVVLADKGSAPTLIFDEIDTGVGGAVADAIGLRLARLAATVQVVAVTHAPQVAARASTHFLIAKAPVKGAGRVATRVASLPVAERREEIARMLAGATVTDEARAAAAKLLQGADA; translated from the coding sequence ATGCTGGCGCAGCTCGCGATCCGCGACATCGTTCTGATCGACAGGCTCGAACTGAATTTCCGGACAGGCCTCAGCGTCCTGACCGGGGAGACGGGTGCGGGCAAATCGATCCTGCTCGATGCCTTCGCCCTGGCCCTCGGCGGCCGCGGCGAAGGTCGACTCGTGCGCCATGGGGAGCCGCAGGGCGGCGTCACCGCGGTGTTCGATCTCCCCCTTGATCATCCGGCCCGCCGGATCGCGGCCGAGGCCGAGATCGACACCGAGGGCGACCTGATCCTGCGCCGGACCCAGATGGCCGACGGCCGTACCCGTGCCTTCGTCAACGACCAGCCGGTGGGCGTGCAGGTTCTACGGGCGATCGGCGCTGCGCTCGTGGAAATCCACGGCCAGCACGACGACCGCGCGCTGGCCGACCCGGCCTCCCACCGGGCGATCCTCGATGCCTTCGGGGGCCTCCAATCCCAGCTTGGCAAGGTTGCGACGGCCGCCAAGGCCGTGCGCACGGCGCGCTCGGAACTTGCCGAGCACCGGGCTCGCATCGAGGCGGCCCGCAAGGAGGCCGACTTCCTGCGCCACGCCGTGGAGGAACTCGCCACGTTGGCGCCCCAGCACGGCGAGGAGGCCCAGCTCGCCGAACGCCGCAGCGTCATGCAGCAATCGGAGAAGGTCGCCCGCGAGCTGAACGAGGCGCTCGACGCCGTCGGCGGACCGCATTCCGGCGTGCCGCACATATCGGCCGCCCTGCGCAAGCTGGAGCGCCGGGCCGGACAGCTCCCGGCCCTGATCGATCCCTGCGTCAACGCCCTAGACGCCGCCATGGTCGCCCTCGACGAGGCACGCGCGGTCCTGGACGCCGCTGTCACGGAAACCGAGTTCGACCCGCGCGACCTGGAGCGAGCGGAGGAGCGGCTCTTTGCGCTGCGTGCCGCCTCTCGGAAATACGACGTTCCAGCCGACGACCTCGCCGCCCTGGCGGAGCGCTACGCCGGCGAGGTTGCGAGCCTCGATGCCGGTGAGGCGGCCCTGGAGGGCCTGGAGCAAGCAAGGGCGAAGGCCGAATCGCAATACGCGGAGGCGGCCGAGAAGCTCAGTGCCGGGCGCCGCAAGGCGGCCAAGCACTTGGATGCGGCCGTGAAGGCCGAGTTGCCGCCGCTGAAGCTGGAACGCGCCCGGTTCATCACCGAGATCGTCACCGACCCGGAGGCGCGCGATCCCGCCGGCATCGACCGGGTCGAGTTCTGGGCGCAGACCAACCCCGGCACGAAACCCGGCCCGATGATGAAGGTCGCCTCCGGCGGCGAGTTGTCGCGTTTCATGCTCGCCCTGAAAGTCGTGCTCGCCGACAAGGGCTCCGCCCCGACCCTGATCTTCGACGAGATCGACACCGGGGTCGGGGGCGCGGTGGCCGACGCGATCGGCCTGCGCCTCGCCCGGCTCGCCGCCACCGTCCAGGTGGTGGCCGTGACCCACGCCCCCCAGGTCGCGGCCCGCGCGAGCACACATTTCCTGATCGCCAAGGCCCCCGTGAAGGGCGCCGGCCGGGTCGCGACCCGGGTGGCGAGCCTACCGGTGGCGGAGCGCCGCGAGGAGATCGCGCGGATGCTGGCCGGCGCCACGGTGACCGACGAGGCCCGTGCTGCGGCGGCCAAGCTTCTGCAAGGCGCGGATGCATGA
- a CDS encoding outer membrane protein assembly factor BamD, whose product MPVTIRHRRAAAFMAPFVAVLGLGLGGCDFDPTNLFAEKYKPEVVPDVPADKLYSEGLAKLEDSDYEGAVKKFDSLDKQYQYSEWSRKALLMTAYANYEGQKYDDAISAAKRYLQRHPASKDAAYAQYLMAMSNYKQIPDVTRDQDRSEKALVALQELVQKYPTSEYSTDARSKIQITRDQLAGKEMEVGRYYLERRNFPAAINRFRDVVAKYQTTRHAEEALERLTEAYWALGITQEAQNSAAVLGHNFPDSPWYKDAHALLAKGGLEPREEKTSFLSKIYRTVTGKTASAE is encoded by the coding sequence ATGCCTGTCACCATTCGTCATCGCCGGGCGGCTGCCTTCATGGCGCCCTTCGTGGCCGTTCTCGGCCTGGGCCTCGGCGGCTGCGACTTCGACCCGACCAACCTCTTCGCCGAAAAGTACAAGCCCGAAGTCGTGCCGGATGTCCCCGCGGACAAGCTCTACAGCGAAGGCTTGGCCAAGCTGGAGGACAGCGACTACGAGGGCGCGGTCAAGAAATTCGACAGTCTCGACAAGCAGTACCAGTATTCCGAGTGGTCCCGGAAGGCGCTGCTCATGACGGCCTACGCCAATTACGAGGGCCAGAAGTACGACGACGCGATCAGCGCGGCGAAGCGGTACCTGCAGCGCCACCCGGCCAGTAAGGATGCTGCCTACGCGCAGTATCTGATGGCGATGTCGAACTACAAGCAGATCCCGGACGTGACCCGCGACCAGGACCGCTCCGAGAAGGCGCTGGTCGCCCTGCAGGAGCTGGTCCAGAAGTACCCGACGTCCGAGTACTCGACCGATGCGCGCTCGAAGATCCAGATCACCCGCGACCAGCTCGCCGGCAAGGAGATGGAGGTCGGCCGTTATTACCTGGAGCGGCGCAACTTCCCGGCCGCGATCAACCGGTTCCGCGACGTCGTTGCCAAGTACCAGACCACCCGCCATGCGGAAGAGGCGCTGGAGCGCCTGACCGAGGCGTACTGGGCGCTCGGGATTACCCAGGAGGCGCAGAACTCCGCGGCGGTGCTGGGGCACAACTTCCCGGACAGCCCCTGGTACAAGGATGCGCACGCGCTCCTGGCCAAGGGCGGCCTCGAGCCCCGCGAGGAGAAGACCTCGTTCCTGTCCAAGATCTACCGGACCGTGACGGGCAAGACCGCCTCGGCCGAGTGA